Proteins from a genomic interval of Rhodococcoides fascians A25f:
- a CDS encoding polysaccharide deacetylase family protein, giving the protein MPLASHGRFDYSPIVDRPQFEWPGGARLAVYIAVNCEHFPYDDGEPGLGYTPAMDQPNTYNWGWREYGNRVGGFRIAETLQQSGVRPTLLVNTEVYEHAPQLVDAFRGLGAEVVAHGRTNAVQPNELAEDSERRSIDEVTTAIERHEGSPPRGWMSPGANPSRVTEDLLAERGYAYTLDWPIDDQPVWLKTRGGPLLSIPYPHEVNDLPMFVHHHQTAEAFEHNIIDSFDELKENSTHQPVVLAISLHTFLTGQPYRLRRFRSALRHMTANGDGVWFTTPGDIAAHYRGLVPPP; this is encoded by the coding sequence ATGCCTCTCGCCTCCCACGGACGCTTCGACTACTCCCCCATCGTCGATCGGCCACAATTCGAGTGGCCGGGTGGCGCGCGCCTCGCCGTGTACATCGCCGTCAACTGCGAACACTTTCCCTACGACGACGGCGAACCCGGACTCGGATACACGCCCGCGATGGATCAGCCCAACACCTACAACTGGGGCTGGCGTGAGTACGGGAACCGCGTGGGTGGTTTTCGGATCGCAGAGACGTTGCAGCAGAGCGGAGTTCGCCCGACTCTCCTCGTGAACACCGAGGTGTACGAGCATGCCCCACAGCTGGTCGACGCCTTCCGTGGGCTCGGCGCGGAAGTCGTCGCGCACGGCCGAACCAATGCCGTCCAACCGAACGAGCTGGCCGAGGACTCCGAGCGCCGCTCGATAGACGAGGTGACGACCGCTATCGAGCGTCACGAAGGCTCGCCGCCTCGCGGATGGATGAGCCCCGGGGCCAATCCCAGCCGCGTGACCGAGGACCTGCTCGCCGAACGCGGTTACGCGTACACCTTGGATTGGCCGATCGACGATCAGCCGGTGTGGCTGAAGACCCGCGGCGGCCCGTTGCTGAGCATCCCGTATCCGCACGAGGTCAACGATCTGCCGATGTTCGTGCACCACCACCAGACCGCAGAAGCGTTCGAGCACAACATCATCGACAGCTTCGACGAGCTGAAGGAGAACTCGACGCACCAACCCGTGGTGCTGGCGATCTCCCTGCACACATTTCTCACCGGACAGCCCTACAGACTTCGACGGTTCCGCTCGGCTCTGAGGCATATGACCGCCAACGGTGACGGCGTCTGGTTCACCACTCCCGGCGACATCGCGGCGCACTATCGAGGGCTGGTACCTCCGCCCTAG
- a CDS encoding neutral zinc metallopeptidase — MRSVVKTFAVVGVVALALSACGGSAQFGSSTTESTPQAAAGDAPASAGMVGDASDPVNEIVAAAIDDLQSYWAEQFPAVYGSDYRPVSGGFYAVVPSSGDVPPCASSADDIAGNAFYCPSADVVAWDSEGLLPDLQQRFGDFVIPVVMAHEWGHAIQARANFEGMTVTSEIHADCFAGAWAAHAVSDATAFDPSQAELDSALAGFLYLRDEPGSSAESDSAHGSGFDRVSSFQTGFDGGPMDCKPYVDGSPPVLQLPFTSQSDADRGGDAPLEQIIDGVPKDLEDYWSVLFPELTGRPWEPLKPVVAFDPSDAPDCGGQSASGYVLFYCVPDDYVGFDAVDAMPRFYEQGGDFAVAALIATQYGLAGMAHAGIDADTQDTSLQGDCFAGSWAASVLLQNRPTSGYTLSPGDLDEAIASLLLFRGDGDESRQGSGFLRVEAFRHGVMDGAQACI, encoded by the coding sequence ATGAGGTCAGTAGTGAAGACGTTCGCGGTGGTCGGCGTAGTGGCGTTGGCCTTGTCCGCGTGCGGTGGCTCGGCGCAATTCGGCTCCAGCACAACAGAATCGACACCCCAGGCGGCGGCAGGTGACGCGCCCGCATCCGCCGGAATGGTGGGCGATGCGTCCGATCCGGTGAACGAAATTGTCGCCGCCGCGATCGATGATCTGCAGTCGTATTGGGCCGAGCAATTCCCCGCTGTGTACGGCAGCGACTACAGACCCGTCAGCGGTGGCTTCTATGCCGTCGTCCCGTCTTCCGGCGATGTGCCGCCGTGTGCGTCCTCGGCCGACGATATCGCGGGCAACGCCTTCTACTGCCCCAGCGCCGACGTAGTGGCGTGGGACAGCGAAGGTTTGCTCCCCGATCTCCAGCAACGGTTCGGCGACTTCGTGATTCCCGTCGTGATGGCCCACGAGTGGGGGCACGCGATCCAGGCCAGGGCCAACTTCGAGGGCATGACCGTCACCAGTGAAATTCACGCCGACTGCTTCGCGGGAGCGTGGGCGGCTCATGCGGTGTCCGACGCCACCGCCTTCGATCCGTCGCAGGCCGAACTCGACAGTGCTCTGGCCGGTTTCCTGTACTTACGTGATGAGCCGGGTAGTTCGGCCGAGAGCGATTCCGCCCACGGCAGCGGCTTCGACCGCGTCAGCTCGTTCCAGACCGGGTTCGACGGCGGCCCGATGGACTGCAAACCGTACGTCGACGGCTCGCCTCCCGTCCTGCAGCTGCCGTTCACCAGCCAGTCCGACGCCGATCGGGGCGGCGACGCTCCGCTCGAGCAGATCATCGACGGTGTACCGAAAGATCTCGAGGATTACTGGAGCGTGCTCTTCCCGGAGCTGACGGGCCGGCCGTGGGAGCCACTGAAGCCGGTCGTTGCCTTCGACCCGTCCGATGCGCCCGACTGTGGTGGCCAGTCTGCCTCCGGTTATGTGCTGTTCTACTGCGTGCCCGACGACTACGTGGGGTTCGACGCCGTCGACGCGATGCCGCGGTTCTACGAGCAGGGTGGGGATTTTGCCGTCGCGGCGCTCATCGCGACGCAATACGGGTTGGCGGGGATGGCCCACGCAGGGATCGACGCCGACACCCAGGACACGTCCTTGCAGGGCGACTGCTTTGCCGGGAGCTGGGCGGCCAGCGTGTTGCTGCAGAACCGTCCCACCAGCGGATACACGCTCTCGCCCGGGGACCTGGACGAGGCGATCGCGTCGCTGCTGCTCTTCCGCGGTGACGGTGACGAGTCCCGTCAGGGCAGTGGGTTCCTGCGCGTCGAGGCGTTCCGGCACGGTGTGATGGACGGGGCCCAGGCCTGCATCTGA
- a CDS encoding ABC transporter ATP-binding protein, whose product MATISFERTTRLFPGSDTPAVNELDLHIEDGEFLVLVGPSGCGKSTSLRMLAGLEEVNSGRILIGGKDVTNSEPKDRDIAMVFQNYALYPHMTVAENMGFALKLAKANKEDIRTRVEEAAKLLDLEPYLDRKPKALSGGQRQRVAMGRAIVRQPQVFLMDEPLSNLDAKLRVQTRTQIAQLQRRLGTTTVYVTHDQVEAMTMGDRVAVLKGGVLQQCATPRELYRTPVNAFVAGFMGSPSMNLFRAPVTDGGVRLADQVIPVPRQTLGSATEVMFGIRPEHIEIADSGIALEIDVVEELGSEAFVFGRADINGKSETIVARADWRSPPEKGDRVHVRIDDAHAHIFDASAEGHRLN is encoded by the coding sequence ATGGCAACAATCTCGTTCGAGCGCACGACCAGGCTTTTTCCCGGCTCCGACACCCCAGCGGTGAACGAGCTCGACCTGCACATCGAGGACGGTGAGTTCCTCGTTCTGGTCGGCCCCTCCGGCTGCGGCAAGTCGACGTCGCTCCGGATGCTCGCGGGGCTCGAAGAGGTCAATTCCGGTCGCATCCTCATCGGCGGCAAGGATGTCACCAATTCCGAACCCAAGGATCGCGACATCGCGATGGTGTTCCAGAACTACGCGCTGTACCCGCACATGACCGTCGCCGAGAACATGGGGTTCGCGCTCAAGCTGGCGAAGGCGAACAAGGAAGACATTCGCACTCGCGTCGAGGAGGCCGCGAAGCTGCTCGACCTCGAGCCGTACCTGGATCGCAAGCCGAAAGCCCTCTCCGGCGGTCAGCGTCAGCGAGTTGCCATGGGCCGCGCCATCGTTCGGCAACCTCAGGTGTTTCTGATGGACGAGCCGCTGTCCAACCTCGACGCCAAACTGAGGGTTCAGACGCGGACGCAGATCGCTCAGCTACAGCGCCGGCTCGGCACGACGACGGTGTACGTCACCCACGATCAGGTCGAGGCCATGACGATGGGTGATCGCGTCGCCGTTCTGAAAGGTGGTGTGCTGCAACAGTGTGCCACTCCCCGTGAGCTCTACCGCACCCCGGTCAACGCATTCGTCGCCGGGTTCATGGGCTCGCCGTCGATGAACCTGTTCCGCGCCCCGGTCACCGACGGCGGCGTCCGCCTGGCCGATCAGGTGATTCCGGTGCCGCGTCAGACCCTCGGTTCTGCGACCGAGGTGATGTTCGGTATTCGGCCCGAGCACATCGAGATTGCCGACAGCGGAATTGCTCTCGAGATCGACGTCGTCGAAGAACTCGGTTCCGAAGCATTCGTGTTCGGACGAGCGGACATCAACGGCAAGTCCGAAACCATTGTCGCTCGGGCCGATTGGCGTAGCCCGCCCGAGAAGGGCGACCGCGTCCATGTGCGCATCGACGACGCACACGCGCACATCTTCGACGCCTCCGCCGAAGGTCACCGCCTGAACTGA
- a CDS encoding TetR/AcrR family transcriptional regulator, translating into MRSVTTDTGLNDAEPTGRRTQAERTAGTRAKLLDAAIDSLVELGFAKTSTQEIARRAGVSRGAQLHHFPSKESLVIAAIEHLVDRRLSEILEAEPDPARGPEILADAFSGPLFYAALELWVAARTDPALHEAMIPLERRVAEAIQGGAQIVMGSKMSPESIELSVELARGLAVSALFRTPEADAQLRERLLPIWSEKVMTS; encoded by the coding sequence GTGCGAAGTGTGACTACCGACACAGGATTGAACGACGCCGAGCCGACCGGGAGACGCACGCAGGCAGAGCGCACCGCGGGAACCCGCGCGAAGCTGCTCGACGCCGCGATCGACAGTCTCGTCGAACTGGGCTTCGCCAAGACCAGCACGCAGGAAATAGCGCGGCGCGCCGGTGTGTCTCGGGGAGCGCAATTGCACCACTTTCCGTCCAAGGAGTCGTTGGTGATCGCGGCCATCGAGCACCTGGTCGACCGCAGGCTCTCGGAGATCCTCGAGGCCGAACCCGATCCGGCGCGAGGACCCGAGATTCTCGCCGACGCGTTCTCCGGGCCCCTGTTCTACGCCGCCCTCGAACTCTGGGTAGCGGCCCGTACGGATCCGGCGCTGCACGAGGCGATGATCCCCCTCGAACGACGCGTCGCCGAGGCCATTCAGGGTGGCGCCCAGATCGTCATGGGTAGCAAGATGTCGCCCGAATCCATCGAGCTCAGTGTCGAACTCGCCCGCGGCCTGGCCGTCTCGGCGCTGTTCCGTACTCCCGAGGCCGACGCGCAACTGCGTGAGCGGCTCCTTCCGATCTGGTCCGAAAAGGTGATGACGTCATGA
- a CDS encoding CGNR zinc finger domain-containing protein, whose translation MAAEFPDFRPGSVLSTAFTGTLTERRGDPLERIPVPHRFVDWLALNGLSVDNCTAAQLDLALELREAIHLAATAAAVHEALPASAIQVVNDHSVRGNASAVLTSEGTSRWTLNSESAVEDALGVIAADAISIIAGERDGKLALCASPTCRAAFFDTSQSRSRKWCDMNTCGNRQKKARFVANQRRNSV comes from the coding sequence ATGGCTGCAGAGTTTCCCGACTTCCGCCCCGGCAGCGTGCTGTCCACCGCGTTCACCGGGACACTGACCGAGCGACGCGGCGACCCGCTGGAACGAATCCCGGTGCCGCACCGGTTCGTCGACTGGTTGGCACTGAACGGGCTCTCCGTGGACAACTGCACCGCGGCCCAACTGGACCTGGCTCTGGAACTGCGAGAAGCGATACACCTCGCCGCGACGGCAGCAGCGGTCCACGAGGCCCTGCCCGCGTCGGCCATCCAGGTCGTCAACGACCACAGCGTTCGGGGCAACGCGTCGGCGGTCTTGACGTCAGAGGGCACAAGCCGATGGACGTTGAACTCGGAGTCGGCAGTCGAGGACGCCCTGGGGGTCATCGCTGCCGACGCCATCAGCATCATCGCCGGCGAGCGGGACGGAAAGTTGGCGCTGTGCGCATCGCCCACCTGCCGAGCCGCGTTCTTCGACACCAGCCAGAGCCGTAGCCGCAAGTGGTGCGACATGAACACGTGCGGAAATCGTCAGAAGAAGGCGCGGTTCGTTGCCAATCAGCGTCGTAATTCCGTGTGA
- a CDS encoding epoxide hydrolase family protein codes for MTTLNSTQVHAFEFRASDADLDDLRARLKAARLPDAETVSSGTGRWEQGVPLADLVETVDYWHTDYDWRSFEERLDRVGQWRTTIDGVGIHFLHRRSARADATPLIMTHGWPGSCVEFVDIVNELADPRDAKAPAFHVVIPSLPGFGCSDKPTATGWGTEKIASAWVELMHRLGYDRFLAHGGDWGGVITTILGGRFPEHVIGIHTTLAQPPPGMPTEALTPDERRWTEDSENFRRHHCAYAKQQATRPQTIGYSLVDSPVGLLAWILDKFAEWTDTEDSPFEVISRGRLLDNVTLYWLTRSGASSARIYYESHNSLDPDLRVDVPAAITTYPRDIEKNPRPWAQYRFRQIVRWRTPENGGHFPSLEDPTYFVRDLQEGFAAVLSAAGIR; via the coding sequence ATGACGACACTCAACTCCACGCAGGTGCATGCATTCGAGTTCCGGGCGTCCGACGCGGACCTCGACGATCTACGTGCGCGATTGAAGGCTGCACGCCTTCCGGACGCGGAGACGGTGTCGTCCGGCACGGGCCGATGGGAACAAGGCGTCCCTCTGGCCGACCTCGTCGAGACCGTCGACTATTGGCACACCGACTACGACTGGCGATCGTTCGAGGAACGACTCGATCGAGTCGGCCAGTGGCGCACGACGATCGACGGCGTCGGCATTCACTTCTTGCACCGACGATCGGCACGCGCGGATGCCACCCCACTGATCATGACCCATGGCTGGCCGGGCAGTTGCGTCGAATTCGTCGACATCGTAAACGAGTTGGCAGATCCCCGAGATGCCAAGGCACCGGCGTTCCACGTGGTGATCCCGTCTCTGCCCGGCTTCGGTTGCAGCGACAAGCCGACTGCCACCGGGTGGGGAACCGAGAAGATCGCGTCCGCGTGGGTCGAGTTGATGCACAGGCTGGGCTACGACCGGTTTCTCGCCCACGGTGGCGATTGGGGAGGCGTGATCACCACGATCCTCGGTGGCCGGTTTCCGGAGCATGTCATCGGAATCCACACAACTCTCGCGCAACCGCCACCGGGGATGCCGACAGAAGCGCTCACTCCCGACGAGCGCCGTTGGACCGAGGACTCCGAAAATTTCCGGCGGCACCACTGTGCGTACGCGAAGCAGCAGGCGACCCGGCCGCAAACGATCGGATACTCACTCGTCGACTCCCCGGTCGGGTTGCTCGCGTGGATCCTCGATAAATTCGCGGAGTGGACGGATACCGAGGACAGCCCGTTCGAGGTGATCTCCAGGGGCCGACTGCTGGACAACGTAACCCTGTACTGGCTCACGCGCTCCGGAGCGTCGTCGGCTCGGATCTACTACGAAAGCCACAACTCCCTCGATCCGGACCTGCGGGTCGACGTTCCTGCGGCGATCACCACGTATCCGCGCGATATCGAGAAGAATCCTCGGCCGTGGGCTCAGTACCGATTTCGGCAGATCGTCCGATGGAGGACTCCCGAGAATGGGGGACACTTTCCTTCGCTGGAAGATCCCACCTACTTCGTCAGGGATCTGCAAGAGGGCTTCGCGGCCGTACTCTCGGCTGCGGGTATTCGATGA
- a CDS encoding LpqN/LpqT family lipoprotein, which yields MTLSNIGVRGAACAAVVILGITAAGCSSSSDTATATTSAAATTTTEAAATTTVKKLAPATTTEAPAGPNPTIADYIVEAGLTEIPVTRDDPTAPTINLAIPEGWVDAAEQTPEWAYGAIIYPEVAADERTPSMIAIVSKLEGDVDPQAIIDYAPGELMNLPQFTPSGEGAVSTLSGFPAYQIAGTYVDETGAELVSAQKTAIITGQDGYYILQINVDGSVDQFDLLVDATTQVDDQTVITP from the coding sequence ATGACACTCTCTAATATTGGCGTTCGTGGGGCCGCATGTGCTGCCGTGGTGATACTCGGGATCACCGCCGCCGGATGCAGCAGTAGCTCCGACACGGCAACGGCCACGACCTCGGCAGCCGCAACCACGACGACGGAGGCAGCCGCGACCACGACGGTCAAGAAGCTGGCGCCCGCCACCACCACCGAAGCCCCCGCCGGCCCCAACCCCACCATCGCCGACTACATCGTCGAAGCGGGCCTGACCGAAATCCCCGTCACCCGTGACGATCCCACCGCGCCCACCATCAACCTCGCCATCCCGGAAGGCTGGGTGGACGCGGCCGAACAGACCCCCGAGTGGGCCTACGGTGCGATCATCTACCCGGAGGTCGCCGCCGACGAACGCACCCCGAGCATGATCGCGATCGTCTCCAAGCTCGAAGGCGACGTCGATCCCCAGGCCATCATCGACTATGCCCCAGGCGAATTGATGAACCTTCCCCAGTTCACTCCATCCGGGGAAGGTGCCGTGTCGACGTTGTCGGGCTTCCCGGCGTACCAGATCGCCGGAACCTACGTCGACGAGACAGGGGCCGAGCTGGTGTCGGCGCAGAAGACCGCGATCATCACCGGGCAGGACGGCTACTACATCCTGCAGATCAACGTCGACGGCAGCGTCGATCAGTTCGACCTACTGGTCGACGCCACCACCCAGGTGGACGACCAGACCGTCATCACCCCGTAA
- a CDS encoding DUF6855 family protein, with translation MSSGTKSDPWALTTAPGTSAYTMYRDPDHEPPALVCQVGSTTLRYRIEAIEDLHGWLTERADWVLLGAADEKKPAAPDTVEAWGRSEDNPVGGWYGLRNGYRGRFGMYLPPLLEELGLAELTHNARNNSMRAL, from the coding sequence ATGAGCAGCGGAACCAAATCCGACCCGTGGGCTCTCACCACCGCCCCCGGCACCTCGGCGTACACCATGTACCGCGATCCCGACCACGAGCCGCCTGCCCTCGTATGCCAGGTGGGGTCGACGACACTGCGATACCGCATCGAGGCAATCGAGGATTTGCACGGCTGGCTCACCGAACGTGCCGACTGGGTACTGCTCGGTGCCGCAGACGAGAAGAAGCCGGCTGCTCCTGACACGGTCGAAGCGTGGGGGCGCTCAGAGGACAACCCGGTCGGCGGTTGGTACGGGCTCAGGAACGGATACCGCGGCCGGTTCGGGATGTACCTGCCGCCGCTCCTCGAAGAGCTCGGCCTGGCCGAGCTCACTCACAACGCCCGGAACAACAGCATGCGAGCGTTGTAA
- a CDS encoding multicopper oxidase family protein, whose protein sequence is MSGSVSRRTALRGLAVAAVAAGAAALPVASTTRRALADDFLRGQSPLLFHSPPLTPFRDELPRLPLISGTEVTLDAHSSTHAFHADLRPGPTFGYGRCDYLGPTIESQQGQPWTLKYSNTTAGNPLAADIDTSLHGMSEMDRTMTPTSLHLHGSITEPASDGHSEMLVRPGESMTHNFPGLNDAAGLWYHDHAMSMTRINVYAGLLGMNLVRDRWDTGTSDNALGLPSGEFELPLVLQEKIMNPDGSMSIRSNITVPQGKWEGGGTGDVGVVNGKIWPTMEVARGMYRLRLVNAGSYSVWNLFFTNKLRFWVIGNDGGLLDAPVETTSIRLAPAERADILVDFGAVEAGALVELLNDEPPPAQAASLGAVPMPMFCQFRVASTAGFRGGMPSLLRGGKGQPDVLPALPTPTFTRTVTVNQPSSGLNLDMTLMNLNNLRYSDPDIEMPKQGTVEMWNIVNTTVEPHPIHLHLAHFRTLGRIPIDLAAYQRDFPRPTFGTRWAPPVEKFLTGPSVPPATWEAGWKDTVNTYPGTVTQILVRFPTADELGFDPDATFAGPAAHHGGGDMSGHDMGGHDMPASGPSELQGYMWHCHMLDHEDHEMMLRYRTVAP, encoded by the coding sequence GTGAGCGGCTCCGTGTCCAGACGAACCGCCCTGCGTGGGCTGGCCGTCGCCGCAGTGGCAGCCGGCGCAGCAGCATTACCCGTGGCATCGACGACCCGTCGAGCACTGGCCGACGACTTCCTCCGTGGGCAGAGTCCTCTCCTCTTCCATTCGCCGCCGCTGACGCCGTTCCGTGACGAACTCCCGCGATTGCCGCTCATCAGCGGTACCGAGGTCACGCTCGACGCACACAGCTCCACTCACGCCTTCCATGCCGATCTGCGACCCGGTCCCACGTTCGGCTACGGCCGGTGCGACTACCTCGGGCCCACCATCGAGTCGCAGCAAGGCCAGCCCTGGACGCTGAAGTACTCGAACACCACCGCCGGTAACCCTCTCGCCGCCGACATCGACACCTCGCTGCACGGCATGAGCGAGATGGATCGCACGATGACGCCGACGTCGCTCCACCTGCACGGCAGCATCACCGAGCCGGCGAGCGACGGTCACTCGGAGATGCTGGTGCGCCCGGGCGAGTCGATGACGCACAACTTCCCGGGTCTCAACGACGCCGCAGGACTCTGGTACCACGACCACGCCATGTCGATGACGCGCATCAACGTCTATGCAGGCCTGCTCGGCATGAACCTCGTCCGAGACCGTTGGGACACCGGCACTTCAGACAACGCCCTCGGACTGCCCTCGGGTGAGTTCGAGCTGCCGCTGGTGCTGCAGGAAAAGATCATGAATCCCGACGGCAGCATGAGCATCCGTTCCAACATCACCGTCCCGCAGGGTAAGTGGGAAGGCGGCGGCACCGGCGACGTGGGCGTCGTGAACGGCAAGATCTGGCCGACGATGGAAGTCGCCCGCGGCATGTACCGGCTGCGCCTGGTCAACGCCGGGTCGTACAGTGTGTGGAACCTGTTCTTCACCAACAAGTTACGCTTCTGGGTCATCGGGAACGACGGGGGATTGCTCGACGCCCCGGTGGAAACCACCAGCATCCGCCTTGCGCCTGCTGAACGCGCCGACATCCTCGTCGACTTCGGCGCCGTCGAAGCAGGGGCGTTGGTCGAGTTGCTCAACGACGAACCGCCACCGGCTCAGGCGGCGTCGCTCGGAGCTGTCCCGATGCCGATGTTCTGCCAGTTCCGCGTCGCGTCCACGGCGGGGTTCCGGGGCGGTATGCCGTCGTTGCTGCGCGGAGGAAAGGGGCAGCCGGATGTGTTGCCCGCGTTGCCGACCCCCACCTTTACCCGCACCGTCACCGTGAACCAGCCCTCCAGTGGGCTGAACCTGGACATGACGCTGATGAACCTGAACAACCTGCGGTACTCCGACCCGGACATCGAGATGCCGAAGCAGGGCACCGTGGAGATGTGGAACATCGTCAACACGACGGTCGAACCACACCCGATTCACCTGCACCTGGCGCACTTTCGGACGCTGGGACGTATTCCGATCGACCTCGCCGCGTACCAACGCGACTTTCCCCGGCCCACGTTCGGCACCAGATGGGCTCCGCCGGTGGAGAAGTTCCTCACCGGTCCATCGGTGCCGCCGGCTACCTGGGAAGCCGGGTGGAAGGACACCGTCAACACGTACCCGGGCACCGTCACCCAGATCCTCGTCCGATTCCCGACGGCCGACGAACTCGGGTTCGACCCCGACGCCACCTTCGCGGGACCGGCCGCGCACCACGGCGGTGGCGATATGAGCGGCCACGACATGGGCGGTCATGACATGCCGGCTTCGGGTCCGTCCGAATTGCAGGGGTACATGTGGCACTGCCACATGCTCGATCACGAGGACCACGAAATGATGCTGCGGTACCGCACCGTCGCTCCGTGA
- a CDS encoding HNH endonuclease signature motif containing protein encodes MKTWGDVFELADQELVSELADVTSLENALAATRLTLLAEIDRRGLAMKLGHSSVTRWYARSVRITDGSAARQNALGYWLHDHHTVLDALADGRIHAAHAAAIAEGYDVVLLADPTLDEQRRDAIVAELLETAIRNTAGQVTSRAQALAHSAADDARARHEKDRREQQQREQEEREQERQDQAGRSDHSATPSGRLPDPEPPAPEPVPPTPAPAPVSENPDLNRFDLHPLANGRYQFGGNADRLLAEKLLTALSALTAPRPGPGGERDPRSPSKRRADALDQILDRHLRGGGRGSAGGSRASVHLIVPLRDLLAHGGKEQPGSTTTDSTRTGAGYDRVGSSVDAVRHEEGDSTGPTGGRSDGAARGDTDARGGAPNGGDGGGQRSAPEPGDADARRGEAADGNGAGGGGAGQKSAPEPGDADWPFHLDWTGPISRFLTELLTCDADLTPVIVDDHGVPLALGRTTRLASDDQRIALTIRDTCCVMCGRPAQWCQAHHVKFWEDGGVTDLNNLALVCGECHRLVHHGDWQLIMGEDGHPYVIPPESVDPRRQPIPTYHRRKRRAA; translated from the coding sequence GTGAAGACATGGGGGGATGTGTTCGAGCTCGCGGACCAGGAATTGGTCTCCGAGCTCGCTGACGTGACCTCCCTCGAAAACGCACTCGCTGCAACCAGATTGACGCTGCTCGCTGAAATCGACCGACGCGGCTTGGCAATGAAACTCGGTCACTCGTCCGTCACCCGCTGGTACGCCCGATCGGTTCGGATCACCGACGGATCAGCCGCCCGCCAGAACGCACTGGGGTACTGGCTGCACGATCACCACACCGTGCTCGACGCCCTCGCCGATGGTCGGATCCATGCCGCGCACGCCGCAGCAATCGCCGAGGGCTACGACGTCGTCCTGCTGGCCGACCCCACCCTCGACGAGCAACGACGCGACGCAATCGTCGCCGAACTCCTCGAGACTGCGATACGCAACACCGCCGGTCAGGTCACCTCACGTGCGCAAGCACTGGCGCACTCTGCGGCCGACGACGCCCGAGCTCGGCACGAGAAGGACCGACGCGAGCAACAACAACGAGAGCAGGAAGAGCGGGAGCAGGAGCGTCAAGATCAGGCGGGGCGGAGCGATCATTCAGCGACTCCAAGCGGTAGGCTGCCCGATCCGGAACCGCCTGCACCCGAGCCGGTTCCGCCGACTCCCGCGCCGGCACCGGTGTCGGAGAACCCGGACCTGAACCGGTTCGATCTTCATCCTCTCGCGAACGGTCGTTATCAATTCGGTGGCAACGCCGACCGATTGCTGGCCGAGAAGCTGCTCACCGCCCTGTCGGCGTTGACGGCGCCGCGGCCCGGTCCCGGTGGCGAGCGCGATCCACGTAGCCCGTCGAAGCGGCGAGCCGATGCACTCGATCAGATCCTCGACCGGCACCTGCGCGGCGGTGGCCGCGGGTCGGCGGGCGGGTCGCGGGCGTCGGTGCACCTGATCGTTCCACTGCGGGACCTGCTCGCCCACGGCGGCAAAGAGCAACCCGGAAGTACAACAACGGATTCGACGAGAACCGGTGCCGGCTACGACAGGGTCGGTTCAAGCGTTGATGCAGTGCGTCACGAAGAGGGTGACAGCACCGGTCCCACTGGCGGGCGTTCTGATGGCGCTGCCCGAGGCGATACCGATGCTCGCGGCGGAGCACCAAACGGTGGTGATGGCGGCGGGCAGAGGTCTGCGCCCGAGCCGGGCGACGCCGATGCTCGCCGCGGAGAAGCAGCCGACGGTAATGGTGCCGGTGGTGGTGGTGCCGGGCAGAAGTCTGCGCCGGAGCCGGGCGACGCCGACTGGCCGTTCCACCTCGACTGGACCGGCCCGATCAGTCGCTTCCTTACCGAACTCCTCACCTGCGACGCCGACCTGACCCCGGTCATCGTCGACGACCACGGCGTCCCGCTCGCGCTCGGACGCACCACCAGACTCGCCAGCGACGACCAACGCATCGCCCTGACCATCCGCGATACCTGCTGCGTGATGTGTGGCCGCCCCGCGCAGTGGTGCCAGGCCCACCACGTGAAGTTCTGGGAAGACGGCGGCGTAACCGATCTGAACAACCTCGCGTTGGTCTGCGGGGAATGCCACCGCCTCGTCCACCACGGCGACTGGCAACTGATCATGGGCGAGGACGGACACCCGTATGTCATCCCACCCGAATCCGTCGACCCCCGAAGACAACCCATCCCCACCTACCACCGACGAAAACGACGCGCAGCCTGA